The DNA region AGCTTAACAGGTTACCCGTAAAGGAGCTCGTGGTCGGGGAATCAACTCCCGGAGGAACAACCACGGCGCAGGCCGTCCTCTGGGCGCTCGGTTATAACGCCAGAACTTCCTCAGCGTCGCCTGACAATCCATTGAGCCTCAAGGAGATAGTAATCGCTGAAGCCTTCCAGAGGGCGGGCATAGGGAAGGGCCAGCTGGGGGACAACCCGCTTGAAGCGCTCAGACAATTTGGCGACCCGATGATGGCCACTGTGGTGGGGTTGGCTCTCGGTTTCAGGAGAGATATAATTTTGGCCGGTGGGACGCAGATGCTCGCCGTTGCGGCCCTTCTGAAAGCCCTCGGTGAAGACCCGGGCCGCTTCATGATAGCGACGACGAAATGGGTTGTCAACGATAGGAGCGCCACGTTCGTTAAGACGGCAAGGGAGATAGGGGTAATAACCTATTCCGCTGACCTTGACTTTTCGAAGAGCGAGTTCAAGGGTCTGGGGGACTACGAGAGGGGCTACGTCAAGGAGGGGGTCGGTGCCGGGGGAGCAACTTGGCTGGCAGTTAAGGCGGGCTTCTCGCCGGAGGAGGTGAGCGAAAAGGTGGAGGAGCTTTACGGGAGGCTCATGGAGATGAAGTGAGTTCCCTAAGCAGTTCCGCTTTTATTCCTGTTCGTACTTTTTTGTGCCGATTACCGCTCGAAAAATTAGGGAAGTGATGAAATTATCACTCCTGCCCTGTGGAAAAAGCAAAAGTTAACAGGAGATCAACGGCAATCAGAGACACTAGGAGGATCAACGCCGTAGTCGGTTTTCCGTAGGCGTAAACTACCAAAGTTGTCGCTAGATACCCTGTCAGCCGTTTGAGGAATGAAGTTACTGATGGAAGGTAGTTTCTGCGGTATGCACCAATTAGGGACCCGGTGATATTGGCTCGCATTTGTGACCCTCCTCACCACAGCATGGCCCGTTGCAGCAGAGACCTATACGCCCCGACAAGGAGCAAGATCACAAGTGTGGCCAGCAGTGCACGCCTTTTCATCGACCCCCCCCAGCAGGGTTCTGCACTTAAATTGTAATAGTTTGAGGTATATAAGAATTATTTAAACCAAAGGTTAACAACTAAGCATTGAAGAGTTAATTCCAGCCAAAATGAAGTCCAACTAAAACTCACCTTCATCTCACGTACAACCCTGTTATGTCCCCCTCATCAATGCCTCTCTCACGGCTTTACCTATGTTTATCCCGAGCTCTGTGGCAGTCCCTGCCCATTCCGTTTCCCCCTCAAACGCGAAGACCCCGATTCCATCGCTCGTTGTGCCGGTGGCGTTGTAACCGAGCCTCAGCAGAGTGTAAGTTTTGGCTTCAGTTGCGGTCATTATCGCGTTTGCCATGGCGCCGACCGTTAAGCCCTCTTCAATGAGGAGGGCAATGTTTATCGTTCCCGGCTTCCAGGGAGGCGGAACTTCTCCCGCTATGGCAGGGTTGGTTATTCCTGCTGTCACATAAGCAGTAACGCTCCCCCTTTTGGCTGTGGCGAGAGCTCTCCCAACGTCAGCGGCAGTCATGAAGCCGACGAAGTCTTTTAACCCGTGCCCTCTTTCAAAGGCCAGGCAGTCAGCCTTGTAGTCGCTGGAATAGTTCTTTGGAACCATCATGAAGAAGAAGCCACTGGCTTTAGTTAGGCCGCCGCGGTGGGGCGCGTTGCTGAGTGAAAGCATCGGACAGCCAAATGGGAGGATGAAGTGTTTCAAATCCATGTTCCCATCTCCGGATTCACGAATTTTACCTCCACTTTTCCTTGCTCCTCCATCAATGCACTGAATTCGACTTCCGGGGACGGGTGAGACTCACCTTATGCTCAACGTCCTCTACAACCTAAAGGGAGCTTACATCTCCTTCGCCGGGACCAGGAGGCAGTTCTACGGGGGCGCGCATAACCATGGGATAAACCTCGAGGAGATTGAGGAAAAGGGCCTCTTCGGGTTCTACGGCATGCTTACCCTGCCTAAAGAGGAGTTCGAGGACTTCGTGAACTGCCTCATCACGGATCTGGTGGACTGGAAGCCAGACATAGTCGTTTTTGACTTCATAACTGTCTTCGGCCAAGTTTTAGGCGAGATACACCTCAGGGCCTTCCCGCACTCGACAATAGGAGGAGTTCGTGGCGGACGGGGTTACAGTTCCCAACCCGGACGCTACATGAGGACACCCAAGATGCGCAGCAGGGCCCTTGAGCGCTACTCATACGAGTACGTGATCACCGAGAGGGGCATAGGCTTGAGCGCGCGATCATAGCCCTGAAGAGCAGGCGCTCGAAGAGTGACCCAACGCCGGGGCGCTCACGGTAGGTGGGATAAGTCGGCCCCCACTTTCCCGTTGCCGTGGGGGTACCTGAAGACAAAATACTGGGAAACCCTTGAGCCCGCAGGAAAGGACCCGGAGCTCTTCTACGGCGCCATCAAAGACCTCTTCGGAGGGGGCCCCGGCATGAGGGTTAGAACAGAGGAAGATGCCGTAAAGGTGGTGGAACTGCTCTCTAAGAAGTGACCAGTGCTTTGGACTTCTCGGCGATTTCCTCGAGTATTCTTAAGGCCAGCTTCTGCTCCTCTGGCGAGGCCGTCTTTTTGATCTCCTTCAGCTTTTCTACGAAGGGCCTCACGAGGTGCAACTTTTCGGAAGGGATAGATGACACAAGCGCCTCCAAAAGCATGAGGGCATCAAAAAGGGTCTCCCCATTGAGGTAGTCGCCGAGCTTCTCAAGCACTGCCCTCGCGGTCTTCTCGTCCCATCCATCGCTGAAGTAGTAGCTGAAGAACTCGAGGGATGGGAGAGCCCCTTCGCCTTCCTCGGAGAGGTATTCCTCAAGGAAATGTCTGAGTACCTCCTCGCCATAGGGTGCTTTAGAGGCGAGCTTTGCGAGCGTTTTGGCGGCCCTAAGCCTCGCCCAGCGGTTGCGGGATTTTGCGATTCTCATCAGGGGCTCCACCGCAGGCCTGAGGATGAAGGTTTTTGCAGGGTCAAGCTTCTCAGCGAGCTTTGAGAGCGCCCAGAGGGCGTCCATCCTCTCTAACTTGTCGCCCTCCTCGAGTTTGCGAGTTAGCTCAAAAACAGCCTCGGGTTTTCTCTTCGCGAGTTCGACGAGCTCTTCTGTCTTTCCTGACTCAAGGGCACGCTTCAGTCCCGCTTTCTCCTCCTCTGAGAGTTCGCCTCCTCCGGGAGAAGGTTCTTTGAGGGCTGTATCAGAGGCGCTCTTCCTCGGCGTTTTGAACTGAGACAGTGAAGGCGGTGTTAAATACCTCTGGGCCTTTTTCTCCGGCGGCACTGAAAGGTACCTCGGCCCGGGTAGAACGCGCTCGTTTATTTTGAGGGTCTCCCTGCCCATTTTCTCCAGAACGTCTGCCAGCCACTTCAGAACGTAGGTGTCGCCAACAGCTAAAGCAAGGTCAACGGCCTCGTAGAAGCGCTCGTTTATGAGGAGCTCGTTTATCTTCTCCCGGGCCCTTTCTGGCCTCCCTTTGTAGTAGTTGTAGATAGCCCCCTCAAGCTTTTCCGCCACTATTCTTGCCTTCTCCCCCAGTTCCGGGTTCTTTCCCAGGGCAAGGTTTTTCACAGTGGTCAGGGTTCTCGCGACGTCGTCTATGAGTTCCTCAGTCAGGGGATGTTCCGCTATTTCGAGGAGAATGTTGAGCATAAAGTCCGCTAAAGGAACGTCCTCTCCCGTCAGCATGTCGCCGGCGGAGGAGAAGACCTCTTTCAGCAGGGAGGGGTCTCCGGTGTAGGTGCCCACGTTGAGGAGGAGCCTGAGGCCCATGGCCCTAAGGCGGGGATTCCTGGATTTGAGGAGCCGGGATATAATATCGTAAACCCCCGGATCCGGAGAAAGGACACGCATGTTTTCAAGTATTGGGGGAA from Thermococcus zilligii AN1 includes:
- the cobT gene encoding nicotinate mononucleotide-dependent phosphoribosyltransferase CobT; this encodes MESLFLLVLGNTEISTVPGISVAGATPELTKLTPVADAEYLLHERPLTIDVIPVTPGGHPTPAIITKAARELANFPLLVVRGGTYLAPLVPHLHISNAVGRDFRREPALPEFGEIIKRAKLLGEELNRLPVKELVVGESTPGGTTTAQAVLWALGYNARTSSASPDNPLSLKEIVIAEAFQRAGIGKGQLGDNPLEALRQFGDPMMATVVGLALGFRRDIILAGGTQMLAVAALLKALGEDPGRFMIATTKWVVNDRSATFVKTAREIGVITYSADLDFSKSEFKGLGDYERGYVKEGVGAGGATWLAVKAGFSPEEVSEKVEELYGRLMEMK
- a CDS encoding adenosylcobinamide amidohydrolase, with the translated sequence MDLKHFILPFGCPMLSLSNAPHRGGLTKASGFFFMMVPKNYSSDYKADCLAFERGHGLKDFVGFMTAADVGRALATAKRGSVTAYVTAGITNPAIAGEVPPPWKPGTINIALLIEEGLTVGAMANAIMTATEAKTYTLLRLGYNATGTTSDGIGVFAFEGETEWAGTATELGINIGKAVREALMRGT
- a CDS encoding P-loop NTPase family protein: MLNVLYNLKGAYISFAGTRRQFYGGAHNHGINLEEIEEKGLFGFYGMLTLPKEEFEDFVNCLITDLVDWKPDIVVFDFITVFGQVLGEIHLRAFPHSTIGGVRGGRGYSSQPGRYMRTPKMRSRALERYSYEYVITERGIGLSARS
- a CDS encoding NitrOD5 domain-containing protein; the protein is MPWGYLKTKYWETLEPAGKDPELFYGAIKDLFGGGPGMRVRTEEDAVKVVELLSKK